A stretch of the Conger conger chromosome 3, fConCon1.1, whole genome shotgun sequence genome encodes the following:
- the LOC133123543 gene encoding prokineticin receptor 2-like, with amino-acid sequence MIPTALKTEGDPAPPLMEDPCPGLAEYFDLHSSSPGNLSTWNGSCDYSYALGDGDGRALETGDHARLPARVFIGVALAAIMLICGLGNSLFVTALVSCRKLRSVTNVLIANLAVSDLLVALVCCPFEMHYYVVQELSWSFGPLLCSAVTYLRSVSLYVSTDALLAIAMDRYLVIVHPLKPRMSSHRACCVLGSIWLFSLLVALPAAYFSTQTQFGTLRGSLGDKVYCVQIWTADKATLYKTYFLFLFFAQFLLPVLTMSGCYVQICHELWFKHLPGVQTEQIRGRLKARRKTVLVLLGILVTYVLCWAPYYSYSLIRDFFPELLVRFTHSVTLYYLVECIAMSNSVINTLFFILAKNKTGRYIRRALFRRCSLRPRPHTPERTTVEQHSAPQPGTH; translated from the exons ATGATCCCGACAGCCCTGAAGACCGAAGGAGATCCCGCACCTCCTCTGATGGAGGACCCGTGTCCAGGGCTGGCCGAGTACTTTGACCTCCACTCCTCCTCGCCGGGGAACCTCTCGACATGGAACGGGAGCTGCGACTACTCCTACGCCCTCGGGGATGGGGACGGAAGGGCCCTGGAGACAGGAGACCACGCCCGCCTGCCCGCCCGCGTCTTCATCGGCGTGGCCCTGGCGGCCATCATGCTGATCTGCGGCCTGGGCAACAGCCTCTTCGTCACCGCCCTGGTGAGCTGCCGCAAGCTGCGCAGCGTCACCAACGTGCTGATCGCCAACCTGGCTGTGTCCGACCTGCTGGTGGCGCTGGTGTGCTGCCCCTTTGAGATGCACTACTACGTGGTGCAGGAGCTCTCCTGGAGCTTCGGGCCCCTGCTGTGCTCGGCCGTCACCTACCTGCGCTCCGTCTCGCTCTATGTCTCCACCGACGCCCTGCTGGCCATCGCCATGGACCG GTACCTGGTGATCGTGCACCCACTAAAGCCCAGGATGAGCTCCCACAGGGCCTGCTGTGTTCTGGGCAGCATCTGGCTCTTCTCCCTGCTGGTGGCGCTGCCCGCGGCCTACTTCAGCACTCAGACCCAATTCGGCACGCTCCGCGGGTCTCTCGGCGACAAGGTCTACTGCGTGCAGATCTGGACGGCCGACAAGGCCACGCTCTACAAGAcctacttcctgttcctcttttTCGCCCAGTTCCTCCTGCCCGTGCTGACGATGTCGGGCTGCTACGTCCAGATCTGCCACGAGCTGTGGTTCAAGCACCTGCCGGGGGTCCAGACGGAGCAGATCCGCGGCCGGCTGAAGGCCCGGCGGAAAACGGTGCTGGTGCTTCTGGGCATCCTGGTGACCTACGTCCTGTGCTGGGCGCCTTACTACAGCTACTCCCTCATCCGGGACTTCTTCCCAGAGCTGCTGGTGCGATTCACCCACTCCGTCACCCTGTACTACCTGGTGGAGTGCATCGCCATGAGCAACAGCGTCATTAACACGCTCTTCTTCATCCTGGCCAAGAACAAGACCGGCCGCTACATCCGACGGGCCCTGTTCCGCCGCTGCTCCCTGCGGCCCCGCCCCCACACGCCCGAGAGGACCACCGTGGAGCAACACTCCGCCCCGCAGCCCGGGACCCACTGA